DNA sequence from the Pseudomonas fluorescens Q2-87 genome:
TAACGATGCCTGATGGGTAAGCCTTTCAATACAGTCGTGCATTGAAAGGCTTACGCCTTAGCAACTTGTCCCTTCCTCCTTCCAGGCCTCAGCGCAGTCGCTGCCAGGCCTTTCTTCGTGTGCCTGTTTGGGTGATTCAAATGACTACGTCATCGTTAGCGATCAACGCCAATTACGGCGAACGCACGTCAACCCGTATTGCTTTCCTGATCGCAGGGCTTGTCATGTCGGCATGGGCGCCCTTAGTGCCGCTTGCCAAGGCGCGCACGGGGTTGGACGAAAGCGGGTTGGGGCTTTTGCTGCTGGGCCTGGGCGTGGGGTCGATTGTTGCCATGCCGTTTGCCGGGCACCTCACCGCACGTTACGGCTGCCGCCCAGTCATTGTGTGTTCCACTGCGACTTTATGTGTATTGCTTGTACTGTTGAGCAGCCTCAGTTGGCTGCCGGGCCTGGCATTGGCCGTAGTGCTGTTTGGCGCGGCTATGGGCATGCTGGATTGTGCGATGAACATTCAGTCCATCATTGTGGAAAAAAACAGTGGCGAGGCACTTCAGTCGGGGTTCCATGGCCTGTACAGCGTCGGAGGCATTCTGGGTGCCGGCGCGTTGACTGCACTGTTGAGCATAGGATTAGAACCGGTGTTTTCAGTGCTGTGCGTCGTCATCGTGGTAATGGGGTGCCTGTATAAAGCGATTCCAAGTTTATTGACCTATGGAACCGAAAAAAACGGCCCGATCTTTGCGATCCCAAAAGGCATTGTCTTTTTACTGGGCGCGCTGTGCTTCATCGTTTTTTTAACCGAAGGCGCAGTACTGGACTGGGGTGCTGTCTTTCTCGTATCCAGCCGGAACATGGAGCCCACCTTGGCCGGCTTGGGTTATGCCAGTTTTGCGGCGGCGATGACCCTGGGACGGCTGACAGGGGATGCCCTCGTACGCAGATTCGGCGGCGTGCGCGTGGTGGCTTATGGCGGAATGATTGCTGCCACCGGCATGCTCGTATCGCTTGGATTCGAGGGCTGGCCTGCCTCGTTACTGGGATATGCATTGCTCGGCGCAGGATGCTCGAACATTGTTCCCGTGCTGTTTACCGCCACCGGAAAACAGGACCGCATGCCCCAAAGAGTCGCCATACCGGCGGTTATCTCCATGGGCTATGCAGGAATTTTGATAGGCCCGGCGGTGATCGGTTTCGTTGCCCATATGAGCAGTCTTTCATTTGCGTTAGGGGGCCTGGTGTTTCTTCTACTATTTGTGAGCGCTGCCGCGCACTGTCTGCGCGTGTGATCCATCAATATTTGGATAACTAGAGATTATCGCTGAATAGGGGCTGAGAAACAGGCCCGACAAGTTCGCTTAGGGATATCCACTCATATTCCATATCCTTTTCCGAACGACCACGGATTTGCCACATTCGGGTTCTCATCCAGTATCGGGAGGCGCACTGAATACCAACCACGGCCACCCAGATCCATGTCATAAATCGCCACTCGCGATCACTCCCACACCCAGTGCAATTGGGGCAAAAATTGGGGCAAAATTCTATGTTTTCTGGCTGTAACTACCGTTTTAGAGCCCAGTCAAAATGTTCTTTGGCGATCCAGAGAGCCTCTAGAAAATAAACGGTACTCACCCTTCGAACAGCCATAACCTCAAAACACAAAACCATGCCCTAACTCCCCTTCCATCCATCCCAGAAATCGCCTGACCCTGGGATAACTGGAATGAGCCTTCGGGAAAACCAGATGGTGGGCAGCTACCGCAGCGCTCAGCGCTTCGGGGGCGACTTCAATCAGTGAGCCGCTGGCGAGGTATTTTTGCGCCAGCAGTGTGCTTTCGAGGGCGAATCCCAAGCCGTGGCTCGCCGCTTCCAGGCTCATGTAGGATCGGTCAAAACTCAAGGCGTAGGGTTTTTCGGGGTGTGCCAGGCCATGCTGGGCGAACCACTCGGGCCATCGGAGCAAGGTCGCTTCGGAAAGAATCAGATCTTGCGCCAGCAGATCCGCGGCGGTGTTCACCGTGCAGCGCGCGATCAGCTTGGGCGAGGCCAGCACAGCGAAGCTTTCGTTGCGCACGGTGCGCACTTCATAGCTGGGCCACTCGGGCCGGCCATGACGAATATCGACATCGATCTTGTCGTGGCTGAAATGCAGCGATTCATACGAGCAAGACAAGTTGATTTGGATGTCCGGGTTGGTCAAGCGAAACGACTCCAACCGGGGCATCA
Encoded proteins:
- a CDS encoding MFS transporter, whose protein sequence is MTTSSLAINANYGERTSTRIAFLIAGLVMSAWAPLVPLAKARTGLDESGLGLLLLGLGVGSIVAMPFAGHLTARYGCRPVIVCSTATLCVLLVLLSSLSWLPGLALAVVLFGAAMGMLDCAMNIQSIIVEKNSGEALQSGFHGLYSVGGILGAGALTALLSIGLEPVFSVLCVVIVVMGCLYKAIPSLLTYGTEKNGPIFAIPKGIVFLLGALCFIVFLTEGAVLDWGAVFLVSSRNMEPTLAGLGYASFAAAMTLGRLTGDALVRRFGGVRVVAYGGMIAATGMLVSLGFEGWPASLLGYALLGAGCSNIVPVLFTATGKQDRMPQRVAIPAVISMGYAGILIGPAVIGFVAHMSSLSFALGGLVFLLLFVSAAAHCLRV
- a CDS encoding LysR substrate-binding domain-containing protein; translated protein: MHQDDIPSSKLPPLRAIQAFEQTARFGNLARAAEVLDLTPSAISHQLAKLEVMIGRQLFVRAARGVTLTPVGAQYLKDISGLLQSLEVATERAASDVSLDCLRLHSSPSFGLLWLMPRLESFRLTNPDIQINLSCSYESLHFSHDKIDVDIRHGRPEWPSYEVRTVRNESFAVLASPKLIARCTVNTAADLLAQDLILSEATLLRWPEWFAQHGLAHPEKPYALSFDRSYMSLEAASHGLGFALESTLLAQKYLASGSLIEVAPEALSAAVAAHHLVFPKAHSSYPRVRRFLGWMEGELGHGFVF